A region from the Apium graveolens cultivar Ventura unplaced genomic scaffold, ASM990537v1 ctg2359, whole genome shotgun sequence genome encodes:
- the LOC141700437 gene encoding uncharacterized protein LOC141700437, protein MVSPWRFNAFLEANETTGDLPNRNRAMVEFKQCVQHLAVTDLHYGGEFFTWRDGNIVDPLQRKLDRVMVNAKWLEVFDLSSAKFLPRGLSDHCPAVLLLGLQKDRLSKPFQIFNHLIEHEDFLQVVEKAWDIEVTGTPWFRLSSKLRNVKKALKILNRDVGNLHQEVITTRQTLLDFQSSMSTPLSQSQREEELLLISKYKAALLSEEIILKQKSRINWLNKGDGNNGFFL, encoded by the coding sequence ATGGTGTCTCCTTGGAGATTTAATGCTTTCTTGGAAGCCAATGAAACCACTGGAGACTTACCGAACAGGAATAGAGCTATGGTGGAGTTTAAACAATGCGTCCAACATCTAGCAGTCACAGATTTGCATTACGGAGGGGAATTTTTTACTTGGCGGGATGGCAATATTGTGGATCCTCTTCAGAGGAAACTCGACAGAGTTATGGTGAATGCTAAATGGTTGGAAGTTTTTGATTTATCTTCAGCAAAATTCTTGCCCCgaggtctctcagatcattgcCCTGCAGTTCTTCTCTTGGGACTCCAAAAAGACCGTCTCTCTAAACCGTTTCAAATTTTTAACCACCTTATTGAGCATGAAGATTTTCTTCAGGTTGTCGAGAAAGCATGGGACATTGAGGTTACGGGAACTCCTTGGTTCAGGCTTTCTTCTAAGCTTCGTAATGTCAAAAAAGCTCTCAAAATTTTGAATCGGGATGTTGGTAATCTTCATCAAGAGGTTATTACCACCAGGCAGACACTGCTAGACTTTCAGTCGAGTATGAGTACTCCATTGTCGCAATCTCAACGGGAAGAGGAGCTTCTTTTAATCTCTAAATATAAGGCTGCCCTGCTTTCAGAGGAAATAATCCTTAAGCAAAAGTCTAGAATTAACTGGTTGAACAAAGGGGATGGTAACAATGGTTTTTTTCTTTAA